Below is a genomic region from Miniphocaeibacter halophilus.
TTTTTAGTTTCTTGTAGCCAAAAAGATAATACTAAAGAAACAGATGTAGTTACTACAAAAAACACTGAAGAGTCTAGCTCCTTAGACTTTGAAGGAAGAACTTTAAATGTTGTTACTACTTCAGACGCATATGTAGATTTATTTAATAAATTTGCAAAGGAAACAAATTCAAAAGTTGAATTTTTATCTATGTCCAGTGGAGAAGTTTTGGCAAAAGTAAGGGCTGAAGGTGGTACACCAATGGCTGATTTATGGTTTGGTGGCGGACTTGATGCATTTATGGACGCTAAAAACGACGACTTATTGGAAGCCCATAATTCAGACTTAACTAAAGAAGTAGACAGTAAATATAAGGATCCGGAAGGATACTGGTACTCAAAAGGTCTTACTGTTGTAGGATTTTTAGTTAATAACGACGTTATGAAGGAAAAAAATATAGAAATTCCTAAAACTTGGGCAGATTTAACCAATGAAAAATTAAAAGGTGAAGTTATTATGAGTGACCCTTCCATTTCAGGAACAAATTATGCAGCACTTAAAGGCTTGCTTGATTTGTTTGGAGAAGAAGAAGGATGGGAATATATTGAAAAACTAAATAATAATATAGACTTTTACGGTAAAAGAGGAAAGGATCCTCAAGAAAAAACTTCCGAAGGTGAATTTGCTGTTGGAATAATTCCTGCAGATAAATCAGCTTTTGACTTAGCTGAAGAAAAAAATTTAACAGTTGTATATCCTGAAGATGGGATTCCTTGGGTTCCAGAAGGAGTAGCTGTATTTAAAGGAAGTGAAAATGCTGATATTGCTAAAGCTTTTATAGATTTTATGTTAGAGGATGAAAACTTAGAAGAGTTAGCTAAATTAGACGGAAAAGATTCAGCACAAATAATAAAACCTGGAATTAAAGGATTTGATTTAGGTTTACCTGCTGATAAATTAATTGAAGAAGATTTATCAACTTTTGGCTCTGATAGAGAAGCTATTTTAAATAAATGGAAAGAAATTGCTGGAAGTAAGGCAAGTAATGACTAACTAATAAGATGGCTTTTGCCATCTTATTTTTTTGGAGAATATATGTTTAATAAAAAATTATTTAATAAAACCCTAGATAAATTTATCATGTTAACAATTTCAATTGTAGTAATTTTATTTATTTTATATCCCTTTATAGCTGTTTTTATTGAATCTTTATTTGAAGATGGAAGTATAAATTTATCTAAACTTTTTAACTTTATTATTACTGAAAAAAAATTAATATATAATTCGTTGCTTATGGCTATATTAACAGCAGTATTAACAACTACTGTAACTGTAGCAATAGCGATTTATTGGTTTATATCGGGAAAAAGACTTAAAAAAATAATAAATGCTACCTTGTTTTTAACCTTAATATCGCCACCGTTTATTTCTTCCTTATCCTACATAAATCTTTTTGGAAGAAGAGGATTTATTACTTACGAATTGCTACATTTAAGAATTAACCCCTACGGTTTACCGGGAATTGTATTTATGCAAAGTGTTGGGTTTATATCCCTTAATGCTTTAATTTTGATTGGTATTTTAAAAACCATGGATTCTTCAACAATTAATAGTGCAAGATCCCTTGGTGCAAAAACAAACAATATTATAACCGATATTATTATACCCTATTTAAAGTCCGGAATAGTCGTTGTTTTTATGCTGACCTTTGTTAGGAGCCTAGCCGACTTTTCCACACCTGCAATAATAGGTGGTTCCTATAATGTTTTAGCCACAGAAGCCTATTTAAGTATTATTTCTGCAGGAGATATTAATAGATCTGCCTTAATAAATTTAGTTTTATTTTCAATTGCAATAATTATATTTATTATTTTTAGAAACAATTTCAAAAATATTTCCACTAATAGTTTTTCCAATGGAGATAATAATATAGTAATTAACAAAAGTGGATTAATTTTTAATATTTTTAAAATAATTACAATTTTATTTTTAGGAATATTAATAATACAATATAGCTCAATTTTTATTTCCGCCTTTACTAAATCCATAGGTGGAAAAAAACATTTTACCTTAGAGCATTTTAATAACAGTAAACAATATTTTACCACTACCTATGTAAGAAGTATTGTCTATTCCTTAATAGCCGGTATTACAAGTAGTTTTCTTGGTTTATTCATAGTATATTATATGCAGATAAGAAAATTAAAGTTCTTTAAATTTATAGATTTTATTGCAACGCTACCCTATATAGTACCTGGAACTTTTTTTGGAATAGGATATATTCTAGCCTTTAACAAGGCACCCTTAAAGTTAACGGGAACCGTGTACATAGTAGTACTTAATTTGATTTTTAAGGTATTGCCCTTTGCAACTAAAACCAATTTAACTACAGTTTCTCAAATTAACAAAGAACTTACTAACTCCGTTAAGGATTTAGGTGGTTTTGGACTATATGATTTTAAAGACGTAGTCCTTCCAATGGCAAAGGAAAGTTTATTTTTAACTTTTGTCAATGGTTTCACATCATCGATGACAACAATAGGATCTATTATATTTTTAGTTTATCCTGCACAAAAACTCATAACCTTGGTTTTATTTGATGTAGTTCAAAGTGGTAAATATGGAGTTGCTTCGGTTTTATCCTGTTTAATTATACTAACCTGTCTATTAATAAATGGACTTTATTATAAAATAATTTCCAAAAAGGAGAAATAATGTTTTTAAAAATCGATAATTTAAAAAAGAGTTATGGTAAAAATACCATTCTAGAGGATTTTAATTTAGAAATAAATAAAAAGGAATTAATATGTTTACTTGGACCTAGTGGTTGTGGAAAAACCACCGTACTAAATTGTATTGGCGGTTTTATTAAAATCAATGGTGGGAATATAATTCTAGATAATAAAAATATTACAAATCTTTTTCCTGAA
It encodes:
- a CDS encoding ABC transporter substrate-binding protein — translated: MKKSKLSLIILLVFSLFLVSCSQKDNTKETDVVTTKNTEESSSLDFEGRTLNVVTTSDAYVDLFNKFAKETNSKVEFLSMSSGEVLAKVRAEGGTPMADLWFGGGLDAFMDAKNDDLLEAHNSDLTKEVDSKYKDPEGYWYSKGLTVVGFLVNNDVMKEKNIEIPKTWADLTNEKLKGEVIMSDPSISGTNYAALKGLLDLFGEEEGWEYIEKLNNNIDFYGKRGKDPQEKTSEGEFAVGIIPADKSAFDLAEEKNLTVVYPEDGIPWVPEGVAVFKGSENADIAKAFIDFMLEDENLEELAKLDGKDSAQIIKPGIKGFDLGLPADKLIEEDLSTFGSDREAILNKWKEIAGSKASND
- a CDS encoding ABC transporter permease, whose protein sequence is MFNKKLFNKTLDKFIMLTISIVVILFILYPFIAVFIESLFEDGSINLSKLFNFIITEKKLIYNSLLMAILTAVLTTTVTVAIAIYWFISGKRLKKIINATLFLTLISPPFISSLSYINLFGRRGFITYELLHLRINPYGLPGIVFMQSVGFISLNALILIGILKTMDSSTINSARSLGAKTNNIITDIIIPYLKSGIVVVFMLTFVRSLADFSTPAIIGGSYNVLATEAYLSIISAGDINRSALINLVLFSIAIIIFIIFRNNFKNISTNSFSNGDNNIVINKSGLIFNIFKIITILFLGILIIQYSSIFISAFTKSIGGKKHFTLEHFNNSKQYFTTTYVRSIVYSLIAGITSSFLGLFIVYYMQIRKLKFFKFIDFIATLPYIVPGTFFGIGYILAFNKAPLKLTGTVYIVVLNLIFKVLPFATKTNLTTVSQINKELTNSVKDLGGFGLYDFKDVVLPMAKESLFLTFVNGFTSSMTTIGSIIFLVYPAQKLITLVLFDVVQSGKYGVASVLSCLIILTCLLINGLYYKIISKKEK